A region from the Martelella sp. AD-3 genome encodes:
- a CDS encoding YqaA family protein, whose amino-acid sequence MATPALTRNVDALFSLAGLFAIAFVAATILPAQSEAALVGLLVLGKQPPVLLIVVATIGNVLGSAVNWALGRWIERYRQRRWFPVSEKALDRATCWYHRWGRWSLLLSWAPVVGDALTMAAGVLREPLWSFLLLVTIAKAGRYILLSVIALGVL is encoded by the coding sequence ATGGCCACACCCGCGTTGACCAGAAATGTGGATGCGTTGTTCTCACTCGCCGGGCTTTTCGCAATTGCGTTCGTCGCAGCAACAATCCTGCCTGCCCAGTCGGAAGCCGCCCTGGTCGGATTGCTGGTTCTCGGCAAGCAACCACCTGTCCTGCTGATTGTCGTCGCCACGATCGGCAACGTGCTCGGCTCCGCCGTCAACTGGGCGCTCGGACGCTGGATCGAGCGGTACCGGCAACGGCGATGGTTCCCAGTCAGCGAGAAGGCCCTCGACCGGGCGACATGCTGGTATCATCGATGGGGCCGCTGGAGCCTCCTTCTCAGTTGGGCCCCGGTCGTTGGCGATGCCCTGACCATGGCAGCCGGCGTGCTGCGCGAGCCGCTCTGGAGCTTCCTGCTTCTTGTGACGATCGCCAAGGCCGGCCGCTACATCCTGCTGTCGGTCATTGCATTGGGGGTGCTGTGA